From one Populus alba chromosome 17, ASM523922v2, whole genome shotgun sequence genomic stretch:
- the LOC118048661 gene encoding kunitz trypsin inhibitor 5, translated as MRAAILALSFLLFALAAGLVPKVAATAAPEPVLDVTGKILRTGTSYYILPVVRGRGGGLKMASTGRRTCPLAVVQERYEASNGLPLKLTPVNTKKGVVRVHTDLNIRFSAASICHQSTAWKLDNYDEWTKQWFVTTNGVEGNPGPETTNNWFKIEKFEDKYKLVFCPTVCQHCKVMCKDIGIFVDAKGVRRLALSSVPLKVMFKKA; from the coding sequence ATGAGAGCTGCAATTCTAGCATTGTCCTTCCTTCTTTTTGCCTTAGCTGCAGGTCTAGTGCCGAAGGTAGCAGCTACTGCTGCCCCTGAGCCAGTGCTTGACGTCACTGGTAAGATACTTCGAACCGGCACTAGTTACTACATCCTGCCGGTGGTCCGAGGGAGAGGTGGTGGGCTCAAAATGGCCAGCACTGGAAGAAGAACCTGCCCACTTGCTGTTGTCCAGGAACGATATGAGGCATCAAATGGTCTCCCACTGAAACTCACACCTGTGAACACCAAGAAAGGTGTCGTCCGCGTCCATACCGATCTTAACATAAGATTCTCTGCTGCATCAATCTGTCACCAGTCAACAGCGTGGAAGCTTGACAACTACGATGAATGGACAAAACAATGGTTTGTCACAACCAATGGAGTTGAAGGAAATCCTGGTCCGGAAACAACGAACAACTGGTTCAAGATTGAGAAGTTCGAAGACAAGTACAAGCTAGTTTTTTGCCCTACAGTGTGTCAACACTGCAAAGTTATGTGCAAAGATATCGGGATTTTTGTTGATGCCAAAGGAGTAAGGCGTCTGGCTCTTAGCAGCGTGCCTCTCAAAGTTATGTTCAAGAAGGCTTGA
- the LOC118048641 gene encoding kunitz trypsin inhibitor 5, with amino-acid sequence MRAAILALSFLLFAFAAGLVPKVAATAAPEPVLDVTGKILRTGTSYYILPVVRGRGGGLKMASTGRRTCPLAVVQERYEASNGLPLKLTPVNTKKGVVRVHTDLNIRFSAASICHQSTAWKLDNYDEWTKQWFVTTNGVEGNPGPETTNNWFKIEKFEDKYKLVFCPTVCQHCKVMCKDIGIFVDAKGVRRLALSSVPLKVMFKKA; translated from the coding sequence ATGAGAGCTGCAATTCTAGCATTGTCCTTCCTTCTTTTTGCCTTCGCTGCAGGTCTAGTGCCTAAGGTAGCAGCTACTGCTGCCCCTGAGCCAGTGCTTGACGTCACTGGTAAGATACTTCGAACCGGCACTAGTTACTACATCCTGCCGGTGGTCCGAGGGAGAGGTGGTGGGCTCAAAATGGCCAGCACTGGAAGAAGAACCTGCCCCCTTGCTGTTGTCCAGGAACGATATGAGGCATCAAATGGTCTCCCACTGAAACTCACACCTGTGAACACCAAGAAAGGTGTCGTCCGCGTCCACACCGATCTTAACATAAGATTCTCTGCTGCATCAATCTGTCACCAGTCAACAGCGTGGAAGCTTGACAACTACGATGAATGGACAAAACAATGGTTTGTCACAACCAATGGAGTTGAAGGAAATCCTGGTCCGGAAACAACGAACAACTGGTTCAAGATTGAGAAGTTCGAAGACAAGTACAAGCTAGTGTTTTGCCCTACAGTGTGTCAACACTGCAAAGTTATGTGCAAAGATATCGGGATTTTTGTTGATGCCAAAGGAGTAAGGCGTCTGGCTCTTAGCAGCGTGCCTCTCAAAGTTATGTTCAAGAAGGCTTGA
- the LOC118048670 gene encoding kunitz trypsin inhibitor 5, producing the protein MRAAILALSFLLFALAAGLVPTVAATAAPEPVLDVTGKILRTGTRYYILPVVRGRGGGLKMASTGRRTCPLDVVQDRYEASNGLPLKLTPVNTKKGVVRVHTDLNIRFSAASICHQSTAWKLDSYDEWTKQWFVTTNGVEGTPGPETTNNWFKIEKFEDKYKLVFCPTVCQHCKVMCKDIGIFVDAKGVRRLALSSVPLKVMFKKA; encoded by the coding sequence ATGAGAGCTGCAATTCTAGCATTGTCCTTCCTTCTTTTTGCCTTAGCTGCAGGTCTAGTGCCTACGGTAGCAGCTACTGCTGCCCCTGAGCCAGTGCTCGACGTCACTGGTAAGATACTTCGAACCGGCACTAGGTACTACATCCTGCCGGTTGTCCGAGGGAGAGGTGGCGGGCTCAAAATGGCCAGCACTGGAAGAAGAACCTGCCCACTTGATGTTGTCCAGGACCGATATGAGGCATCAAATGGTCTCCCACTGAAACTCACACCTGTGAACACCAAGAAAGGTGTCGTCCGCGTCCACACCGATCTTAACATAAGATTCTCTGCTGCATCAATCTGTCACCAGTCAACAGCGTGGAAGCTTGACAGCTACGATGAATGGACAAAACAATGGTTTGTCACAACCAATGGAGTTGAAGGAACTCCTGGTCCGGAAACAACGAACAACTGGTTCAAGATTGAGAAGTTCGAAGACAAGTACAAGCTAGTTTTTTGCCCTACAGTGTGTCAACACTGCAAAGTTATGTGCAAAGATATCGGGATTTTTGTTGATGCCAAAGGAGTAAGGCGTCTGGCTCTTAGCAGCGTGCCTCTCAAAGTTATGTTCAAGAAGGCTTGA
- the LOC118048630 gene encoding kunitz trypsin inhibitor 5 → MNYPMLLLCLLLLAFACTKQSIAAAEPVLDIDGEKLVAGTEYYILPVFRGRGGGITMASNKTSCPLAVVQDRLEVSKGVPLTFTPAADDKKGVILVSADLNIKFLAKTTCPQSTVWKIIKSSNSKVQWFVSTGGVEGNPGFNTVTNWFQIEKADDDYKLVFCPTKVCNCGVLCRDIGIYIEDNGTRTLSLSDALLPFKVQFKKALKKNS, encoded by the coding sequence ATGAATTATCCAATGTTATTGTTGTGCTTACTCCTCCTTGCCTTTGCCTGCACAAAGCAGTCAATAGCTGCCGCTGAACCAGTGCTGGACATTGATGGTGAAAAGCTTGTAGCAGGCACCGAATACTATATCTTGCCAGTGTTCCGCGGGAGAGGAGGTGGGATTACAATGGCTAGCAACAAAACCAGCTGCCCACTTGCTGTTGTCCAAGACCGTCTTGAGGTATCAAAGGGTGTTCCACTTACTTTCACACCAGCTGCCGACGACAAGAAAGGTGTGATCCTTGTTTCTGCTGATCTTAACATCAAGTTTTTAGCGAAGACAACATGTCCCCAATCAACTGTATGGAAGATTATAAAGTCTTCGAACTCGAAGGTACAATGGTTTGTGTCAACTGGTGGGGTTGAAGGAAATCCTGGTTTTAATACGGTGACCAACTGGTTCCAGATTGAGAAAGCTGATGATGACTACAAGCTTGTTTTCTGTCCTACTAAAGTTTGTAACTGTGGAGTTTTATGCAGGGATATTGGGATTTATATTGAGGATAATGGGACTAGAACACTGTCTCTCAGTGATGCATTACTACCTTTCAAAGTCCAGTTCAAGAAAGCTTTGAAGAAAAACTCGTGA
- the LOC118048675 gene encoding GEM-like protein 7, which yields MSHRKISPPQYEQTGTPSSSNHPGAAEYVDAAGGSSRTIANYFDRVRSAGLLDTMKFEAKKIREGGRRNIFNQKFDVRAGEKLLKASHCFFSIETGAVAGLLFISTEKIAFCSQRSITFNFPLLQQNQTVEQFEIPLRSIRWSNYGHPQQKILQIRTEDNSEFLFMDFLRYEKARQNFEKAMRKLYQAR from the exons ATGTCTCATAGGAAAATTTCACCTCCACAGTATGAGCAGACAGGAACACCCTCTTCCTCTAATCATCCTG GTGCAGCTGAATATGTAGATGCAGCCGGGGGATCAAGCAGAACCATTGCAAATTACTTTGACCGTG TTAGATCGGCTGGTCTCTTAGACACAATGAAATTTGAGGCAAAGAAAATCAGAGAAGGCGGGAGGAGGAACATTTTCAATCAGAAATTTGACGTTAGAGCAGGAGAAAAGCTGCTAAAGGCATCACACTGCTTTTTCTCAATTGAAACTGGTGCTGTTGCAGGACTTCTCTTTATTTCAACTGAAAAGATAGCATTCTGCAGTCAGAGatcaattaccttcaattttcCTCTTTTGCAGCAAAATCAAACAGTTGAACAG TTTGAGATACCACTAAGGAGCATTAGATGGAGCAACTATGGTCATCCGCAACAGAAGATCCTACAAATAAGAACAGAAGATAATTCTGAATTCCTGTTCATGGACTTCTTGCGTTACGAAAAAGCTCGTCAAAACTTTGAGAAAGCAATGCGCAAACTCTACCAAGCTAGGTAA
- the LOC118048594 gene encoding protein NRT1/ PTR FAMILY 5.9, whose amino-acid sequence MIVLIYQPCSFISIFLIMASGQKPKGLNKSCFLLIVIAGMERFAFKGVASNLVTYLTDVVKMSNSAAAKTVNNWCGFTSMLPLLVASLADSWDRYSTILTSSFIYVVGLVALTSTALSWARHPSNKISSSYLFWSLCLISLGQGGYNPSLQAFGADQIANDDELPSTKDEQKSNKKSLFFQWWYFGVCGGSLAGVTVMSYIQDTFGWVLGFAIPTIAMGASILLFWCGSRIYAYKQDDAISERPSRDIVRSIKEALSKLMNSRITLPNNNPGVVELELQETPLCQNSGNAKGLKEEPCSGMNYLVENGKVVLRLLPIWTMLLMFAVIFQQPATFFTKQGMTMKRNVGSSFKIPPATLQSAITVSIILLMPFYDALLIPFTRLITRDKKGISVTQRMGIGMVLSIIAMVIAALVETKRLEISRKMDPKLETEVPLSIFWLLPQYILLGISDIFTVVGMQEFFYSEVPVRMRTMGIALYTSVFGVGSFLSALLISLVEYFTSSRGKGRSWFSDDMREARFDRYYWLLALLSVLSLVFYVIFCKCFVSRSSDLDTEN is encoded by the exons ATGATTGTATTAATCTACCAACCCTGCAGCTTCATATCTATCTTCCTCATCATGGCCAGTGGGCAGAAACCAAAGGGGCTCAACAAGTCATGTTTTCTCCTCATag TGATAGCTGGTATGGAAAGGTTTGCATTCAAAGGGGTGGCATCAAATTTGGTAACTTATCTTACAGATGTGGTTAAGATGAGCAACTCTGCTGCAGCCAAGACTGTTAATAATTGGTGTGGATTCACATCCATGTTACCACTTCTAGTTGCATCGCTTGCTGATTCATGGGATCGGTATTCCACCATTCTAACCTCTTCCTTCATTTATGTTGTG GGACTTGTGGCATTGACATCAACAGCATTGTCTTGGGCAAGGCATCCCAGCAACAAAATAAGCTCCTCGTACCTGTTTTGGTCGCTCTGTTTGATTTCTCTTGGACAAGGTGGATATAACCCATCTTTACAAGCCTTTGGAGCAGATCAAATTGCGAACGATGATGAGCTGCCGAGCACAAAAGATGAGCAGAAATCAAATAAGAAGAGCTTATTCTTTCAGTGGTGGTATTTTGGGGTTTGTGGTGGCAGCCTTGCTGGTGTCACAGTCATGTCCTATATCCAAGACACATTTGGCTGGGTACTCGGATTTGCAATTCCTACAATTGCAATGGGAGCATCAATTTTACTGTTTTGGTGTGGAAGCAGAATTTATGCATACAAACAGGATGATGCCATCTCTGAGAGGCCTTCGCGGGACATAGTTCGATCCATTAAGGAAGCTCTGTCGAAATTGATGAATAGCAGAATCACCTTACCAAACAACAATCCTGGAGTTGTTGAGCTAGA GCTTCAAGAAACACCTCTCTGTCAGAATTCAGGCAATGCCAAGGGATTGAAGGAGGAACCCTGCAGTGGTATGAACTACCTAGTTGAAAATGGAAAAGTAGTCTTAAGGCTTTTGCCGATATGGACGATGCTGCTAATGTTTGCAGTCATCTTTCAGCAGCCTGCCACATTCTTCACCAAACAGGGAATGACAATGAAGAGGAATGTAGGCAGCAGCTTCAAGATCCCACCAGCTACACTACAAAGTGCTATTACAGTTTCTATAATCCTCCTGATGCCATTTTATGATGCGTTGCTGATCCCATTTACTCGACTGATTACTCGCGACAAAAAGGGTATCAGTGTGACTCAAAGAATGGGTATCGGGATGGTACTGTCCATAATAGCCATGGTCATTGCTGCATTGGTTGAAACAAAAAGACTCGAAATCAGCAGAAAAATGGATCCAAAATTGGAAACAGAGGTTCCATTGAGCATATTTTGGTTGCTGCCTCAGTACATTCTGCTTGGCATCTCTGACATCTTCACTGTTGTTGGGATGCAAGAGTTTTTCTACAGTGAAGTTCCTGTAAGAATGAGAACAATGGGAATTGCACTATACACTAGTGTATTTGGGGTGGGAAGCTTCTTGAGTGCCCTGTTGATTTCACTAGTAGAATATTTCACAAGCTCAAGAGGCAAAGGGCGGAGCTGGTTCTCTGATGACATGAGAGAAGCCCGTTTCGACAGATACTATTGGCTTCTAGCCTTGTTAAGTGTACTCAGCTTAgtgttttatgttattttctgcAAATGTTTTGTAAGCAGAAGCAGTGATTTGGATACTGAGAACTAG